One Dromiciops gliroides isolate mDroGli1 chromosome 3, mDroGli1.pri, whole genome shotgun sequence DNA segment encodes these proteins:
- the LOC122750750 gene encoding butyrophilin-like protein 3, with protein sequence MIWSIKWNDWPAAYNNPTLPLCLIYLILQLPYIPGSRTFTVCGPQAQPTLAWVGKDVPFSCHLSPKMDAQGMTVKWVRGPLVVHLYRMGQEVEEVQAPTFQGRTTLLRQDMAEGKVTLRIHQVQLSDAGQYTCYFQAGPLYSEANFDLLVAECQKGPFSVTGPAQLIQAKQGEDITLSCELSPKMNCQRMIVNWCRNQTLMHWCPNGEKLEESQSAEFQGRIELLKYNMAEGKVTLRTQQVQVSDSGLYTCHFQSSDYHTEAHIELHVTENHPTSQKTPTISIVAVSSVVLMVSILVIYFFCKTKLQRPREEFQSGRFQEEGREVAGTSRDTSASSEDLQLPQGLPDRKSISPLMILEEEEGPA encoded by the exons GAACATTCACAGTATGTGGCCCTCAGGCCCAACCCACTCTGGCCTGGGTGGGGAAAGATGTCCCATTCTCCTGTCATCTCTCCCCTAAAATGGATGCTCAAGGAATGACTGTGAAGTGGGTCAGAGGCCCACTGGTTGTGCACCTGTACCGCATGGGGCAGGAGGTGGAGGAAGTCCAGGCCCCTACATTCCAAGGGAGGACAACACTGCTGAGACAGGACATGGCTGAAGGGAAGGTGACCCTGAGAATCCACCAGGTCCAGCTCTCTGATGCTGGCCAGTACACGTGCTATTTCCAGGCAGGCCCCTTGTACAGTGAGGCCAACTTTGACCTCCTGGTAGCAG AATGTCAGAAAGGACCATTCTCAGTGACTGGCCCTGCCCAGCTTATTCAGGCCAAGCAAGGGGAAGACATCACCCTCTCCTGTGAACTCTCCCCCAAGATGAATTGTCAGCGCATGATTGTGAACTGGTGCAGAAACCAGACCCTCATGCACTGGTGCCCCAATGGAGAGAAACTGGAGGAATCCCAGAGTGCTGAGTTCCAGGGGAGGATAGAGCTGCTGAAATATAATATGGCTGAGGGGAAGGTGACCCTTAGGACCCAGCAGGTCCAGGTCTCTGACTCTGGTTTATATACttgccatttccagtcatccgaTTATCACACTGAAGCCCACATCGAACTGCATGTAACAG AAAATCATCCCACATCTCAGAAGACACCTACTATAAGCATTGTTGCTGTATCCTCAGTGGTCTTGATGGTTTCCATCTTGGTGATTTATTTCTTCTGCAAAACAAAACTACAGAGACCCAGAG AGGAATTCCAAAGTGGCCGATTCCAGGAGGAGGGCAGAGAAGTAGCAGGGACCAGCAGGGACACATCTGCCTCTTCTGAAGACCTTCAGCTTCCCCAAGGTCTGCCAGACAGAAAATCTATCTCTCCTTTAATGATactggaagaggaagaagggccAGCATGA